The nucleotide window TAGGTGAGAACATGACGTTCATGGACGCCTCGGAGAAGGCCTCGGGGGAGCCTTTGTATCTCGATGACATGCAATTGCCTGGGATGTTGGTGGGCCATGCGCTGCGAAGCGAGCACGTCCACGCCGAGATTCTCTCGGTGGATATCCGGGCCGCCCTCAAGGTTCCGGGCGTTGAGGCGATACTCACGGGCAAAGATTTTCCCGATGAGCCTCGCCAGGTTCCGCATAAGCGGGGCACCCCGCTCATTGCCCGCGACAGGGTTCTCTACATGGGCGATGTCGTGGCTCTCATCGCAGCCGAAACCCATGCCGCAGCCTATGAGGCTAAGCGGCTCATTAAGGTGAAGTACAGGCCGCTGCCGACGATTGATGATCCAGAAAAAGCGCTGGCCGAGGATGCTCCCAGGCTCTGGCCCGAGGGGAACATCCTCAACCACGGCAAGATTAGACGGGGGGATGTCGAGGCGGGTTTTAAGGCCGCCGACATCATCATCGAAAATGAGTACAGAACACCCCCCGTCGATCATCTATACATGGAAGTCGAGGCAGGTTGCGCGGCGCCTTTGCCCGATGGCGGGTATCAGGTTTGGTGCTCGACCCAGCAGCCCTTTCTCATGCGCTCAAGTGTCGCCCGTGTTCTTGGCCTCAGGGGCGAGCGGGATGTCCGCTTCGTCCAGACCCTGCCCGGCGGTGGTTTCGGCGGGAAGAACGAGGCGAGCCTCGACGTTACCTTGCGCTCGGTGCTTCTGGCTCAGGCGACAGGCCGACCGGTCAAACTGGTTTATACACGCGAGGAGAGCCTCATCGCCTCGGCCAAGCGGCACAGCTCGATCATCCGCAGCCGTACGGGCGTGATGAAAGATGGCCGGATTATCGCCTCCCAGGTTGAGGTTTATCTCGACAAGGGTGCCTACGCAGCAAGCGGCGGCGATAACCCGCCAGCCTTCAAGAGGGCGATCTATCACGCCTGTGGGCCCTACGATGTGCCTAATGCCAAGGTGGATGTTTACTGTGTTCACACGAACAACCCTTATGGTGGACAGATGCGCGGGCCCGGCTGCCCACAGGTGCACTTCGCCGGCGAACAACAGATGGATCAATTGGCCAAGGCCTTGGACATGGATCCGATTGAGATTCGGCGCGTCAACGGGCTAAAGGTTGGATCGCGGACGGCCTGGAACCAGCGGCTGACCGAAAGCGTGGGCCTGCTTGAGACGCTAGAGAAAGCCGAGTCGGCCTCGGGCTGGAAAAATCGTGCTTCCGCCCAGCGGCGTACGCCGGACGGGCGGCTCCGGGGCTTTGGCGTGGCGAGCTGCCTCTACGGCACGGGTAACGCCTATTCGGGGGCCGAGGCCTACATGTTCCTCACCGCTGAGGGAAAGATTCGCATCGCGGCAGGGGTCGTTGATTTCGGTCAGGGCTCGAAGACAGTTCTCTCCCAGATAGCGGCCGAGACACTCGATATTCCCTACAGTGAATTCGTAATGGGTGCGGTGGACACGGCGATAGATCCCTTCGGTGGCACTAGCTCAAGCTCAAGGGTGACGATGCAGGGCGGCAAGGCCGTGCTGAACGCTTCTCATAAGGCCAAGGATGAACTTTTGCGCCTCGCCGGGCGCCTTCTTGAGGTGGACCCGTCCGATCTTGAAGTTGTGGGTGGCGAAATTCGCTCGAAGGGCCACCCCGACTCGAAAGTCACCCTCAGTGATCTAGCTGATGCCTTTGTCACCGACGATCTCAAGCAGATTGCGGCCGCAGATCACCTTCCTCCTCCCGCAGTGACGGACAAGGAGACCGGCATCGGCCAGCCTTATGAGGTCTACGGCTTTGGGACCCAGATTGCTGAAGTGCTCGTCGACACGGACACCGGTGAGATCGAAGTCGCGGGCGTGTGGGCCGCACACGATGTCGGCAAGGCCATCAGCCCGATGGGTGTCGCCCAGCAAATCGAGGGTGGCGTTTACATGGGCCTGGGCTTTTCGTTAATGGAGGAGATCGTCCAGAAGGACGGCAAGATGTTTAACCCCGATATGCACGGCTATCTTGTCCCGACGGCTGAGGATATTCCCGACACCTTTGAGGCGATTATTGTTGAGGAGCCTTTCTCGAACGGACCCTTCGGCGCCAAAGGGGTTGGCGAGCAGGTGACGGTGCCCACAGCGGCGGCTGTTGCCAATGCGGTTTACGATGCGGTGGGTGTGCGTTTTTCAAATTTGCCCATGTCCCCTGATAAGGTGGCGCTGGCAATTGCCCGAGAGAAAAACGGTAAGGCTTAAAAACGAAAAATAGTTTGGTGGGGGTGCGGAAAGTTAGCCGATGCCGAGATGGGTTTGCTTGATTTCCTCGTTTGACCATAGTTCCTGGGGCGAGGAGTCGTAGACAACCTGCCCTTTGGTGATGATGCTCACGCGGTCCACCGTTTTGATGGCGAACGGGGAGTTCTGCTCGACCAGTATGATCGAGAGGCCCTCGTCTTTGAGCGTTCGTACTGCGTCGCCGATGTCCTGGATGATGAGCGGGGCGAGGCCCTCGGAGGGCTCATCGAGTATCAGAAAATCCGGGTTGGTCATCAGCGCCCGCCCGACGGCAAGCATTTGCTGCTCGCCTCCCGAGAGTGAGCCCGCTCGCTGGTCGGCCCGCTCGCCGAGCCGGTGGAAAAGCTCGTAGACTTTCTCTGTGTTCCATCGGTCGCTTGTTTTTGTATGTTCGGCGACGAGGAGGTTTTCCCTGACGGTGAGTGTTGGAAACACCCGTCGCCCTTGAGGGCACAGGCCTATTCCCATCAAGGAAATTTCATAGCTGGTCTTGTTCGTAATGTCCTCGCCCCGGAAGAGAATCTTGCCGCGCCGGGGCGGAACAAAACCCATGATGGAGTTGATTAGCGTCGTTTTCCCCATGCCGTTGCGGCCCAGGATGCCAAGGGCTTCACCTTTTTCGACTTCGAGACTCAACCCCTGAAGTACGTAGGATTCCCCGTAGTAGGTGTGGATGTCTTCAACAGATAATAAAGCGGTCACGGTTATCCCTGCCCCAGATAGATTTCTCGAACCTGCGGATCGTTTCGAATCTGATCGGCGGGCCCGTCGGTCAAGAGTTCTCCGTAGTGAAGAACCGAAATATGAGAAGCCACCTCGAAGATAACGTCGAGGTCGTGTTCGATGATGAGAATGGCAATATTCGGGTCGAGCGATTTGAGGAAGGTGGCCATCTCGCGCGACTCGCCGGTGGCGAGCCCGGCCGAGGGCTCATCAAGAAGAATCACTTTCGGATCGCTCGCCAGCGCGAGGACTATCTCTAGCTGGCGTTGCTCGCCGTGCGAAAGGTTGCCCACCTCGGTGTCGCGAAGTTCCCAGAAACCGGCCTCGGTCAGAAGCTTTTCTGTCTTCTCGAAAATCTCCGGGTAGCTTGAGAGTGGCTTGAACATTACCATCTTAATTTTGCGAAGACCCAGGACGGCGAGAACAACATTGTCCTGGACACTCAGCTTGGGAAACAGACTGGTGATCTGAAATGTCCGTGCCATGCCTAAGGCGACTCGGCGATGGGTGTTCCACTCGGAGACGTCCTCGCCATACATGCGCACCTCGCCCGAGGTCAGCGGCAACACGCCGGTGATCAGGTGAAACAGGGTGGTTTTTCCCGCCCCGTTGGGCCCGAGGATGCCTCGACGCTCGCCCGGCTCAAGGCGAATGGTGACATCGTTGACGGCCGTGAGGCCGCCGAATTGTTTGGTTACGCCTTTGAGTTCCAGCGCATACTGTGATTCGGCCAAACCGATGTTCTCCAATCTTTTAAGACTAAAAAAGCGTGCCTTCCCCGCCCGGAAGGTGTCTCCGGGCGGGGTGAATCAGGCTGTACGCTTTATTCGCAGTGTTTGCAGCCGGGGAAGCTCTTGTTATAGACGGGCTGCTTTAGGAATTCCTCCGGCGTCCACTTGTAGAACTGGCTGACTGCCGGATAGGTTTTGATGACGATGTTCCACAGCGAGTTGGGTTTTACCCCAAGGCCGAGCCGGTCGCCCGGAACCCGCTGCACTTTGCGGATGTAGCTGTTCTGCACGACGTTGCCGTGGCCGTCGATGTAGAGAGGACCGCGGACGGCATTGATCCGGATCTTCTTGAACTCGCTGATGAAGCCAGCGGTGTTGTCCGGGTTCCACTTGACCTTCTCAAGCGTGTCGCGAATCCACTGCCCGGTGGTGTAGGTCGTCTCCGAGTAGTAGGAGGGCATCTTTCCGTAGCGCTTGTTGAATTCCTTGACGAACTTCTTGTTCTTGTCGGTGGTGAGAGCGGCGCTGTACTGGGCTCCCGTCACGTAGCCGATGGCCTCGTCGCCCATCGCGGGAAGGGTGAACTCGTCCGCGCTGGTCACGCCGCCGAGCATCGGGTTCTTGAATCCGGCCGCCCGGAACTGTTTCGGGAAGGCCAGCGACATGGGGCCGACCATCAGGGTCATGACGGCGTCGACGTCTTTGGGGATCTGCGGCAGGTAGGGGCCGAAGTCCTTGGTGCCCAGTTTCGCCCAGATCTTCTTGATGATCTTGCCGCCGCGCGCCTCGAACTGGCGCTGGAAGCCGCCAAGCGTCTCATACCCGAAGGCGTAGTCGGCGCCGATCATGGCGATCCGCCGGTAGCCCTTATCGTAGGCCCAGTCGGCGAGGGGGTGGCTGTTCTGACTCGATGCGAAGCCGCTACGGAGGAAGTACTTCGGCGGCTTCCTCTGGGTCATGTCGTCTCCGGCCGGAACCGGTGAGATGTAGAGAGTCTTGAAGCGGTCGGCAACGGCGCCGAGCGCGTAGCCCGTGCTGGCCAGCAGGCCGCCCACGAACATGTGTACCTTGTCGCGCCGGATAAGCTTGATGGCTTTCTGGCGGTTGACCGAGGGTTTGCCGGTCGAGTCTTCAAGGATGAACTTCACCTTGACGGGGCCCATCATGCCCTTGTTCTCATCGAGGTACATTTTGAAGCCGTTGCTCATGTCCTTGCCGATCTGGGCAAAGATGCCGGTCATCGGGGCGATGAACCCGATGCGAATTTCCTTGGCGGCCTGTGCTGAGCTGGCGGTGAGTGCCAGGGCCATTCCTGTGGCTGCGATAAAAGCTAAGATTCTTTTCATCTGAACTCCTCCCTGATATTCCCTTGAAGAGTGAAAAAGACCGCACCTGTTCAGCTTTCTGATTTCTCAGACGCGGCGGATGAACTGCGAAATTTCTTGGCAAATCCAAGTAAGCCATCCACACCGTAAAGACGGCTGACCATGATGGTAATAATGTATATCGATCCGAGAATGAGCGGCCACCTTTCGACATAAATACTGACGAATTGTTGAAGGGACCGGATAATGGCCGCGCCGATAACAGGCCCCACCAATGTGGCCGGGCCGCCCAGGGCTACCATGAAAAGCGCCTCGGCCGAGGTGATTAGTTCCACGTCCGGGGGGCTGACGAACAAGTTGTAGAGGGTCCACATTACGCCGGCGACGCCGCTGAATGTGCCAGCGATGATGAAGGCCAGATATTTATGGAGCCAGATATTGTAGCCGAGCATTTCCATACGCTCCTCGCGCTCCCTGATACCGACGAGGGTTCGACCAAAGGGGCTCTGGACGATGACGTATAGCGCCCCCAAGCAGAGGAGAAAAACAACTAGCGTGAAGTAGAAAAAGGGCAGCCCCTCTGCGATCGACATCCCCAGAAGCGTCGGGCGCTCGTTGATGATGATGCCGTTGTCGCCCTCGGTGACCGCGCTCCAGCGGTAGGCCAGCCCCCAGACCACCATGGCAAGCGAAAGCGTAATCATCAGGAAGTAGACGTCTTTGGCCCTGATGGCCAGGAATCCGAAAAAGGCCGCGAAGATGAAGGCAACGAGGATGCCAACAAAGAACAAAAATAATAGACCGAGGCCCGCCTCGCTAGCGCCGGTGTACATGGCGTAGGTGATCACCCAGCTTTTCTTGGTCATGACGATGGCGGAGGCATACGAGGCCACCCCGAAATAAGCGGCGTGGCCCAGCGATGCGAGGCCCGTGAATCCGAGGAGAATGTCGAGGCTCATCGCCAGCAGACCGAAGATGAGTATCTCCGTGACGAGGGATTGAAGAAACAGATCGAGGAACGGCGTGATCAGCGCCAGGGTGCCGAACACGCCCAACACGATATAAATGCGTTTACGCTCTTGGGGGGAGCCCATATTCGATTTAACCCTTTCCGAATAAGCCCGTTGGCTTGATGGCGAGAATGATGGCCATCGGAGCGAAGAGCGCGAAGTATGAGAGTTCAGGGAATAAAGCCGTCCCGAAGTTTTCCATGAAGCCCACTACAAGGCTTCCCACCACGGCGCCCACGAGGCTTCCCAGCCCGCCGATGATAACCACAGCGAAGGCGTAGGGTAGGATCTCAAAATCCAGGCCCGGATAGACGCCAAAGAAGGCACCGCCAACAACGCCACCAATGGCCGCGAGCAGGGCGCCGATGGCGAATATGCTCATCGAGACGATGTTGGTGTTGATGCCGATGCCGCGGGCCATTTCAGGGTCATCCACCGTGGCGCGCATGATGGCGCCCAGCCGGGTACGATCAATGCCGAAGAAAAGCGAAATGCCGACGAGGACCGCGATGATGATCATCAGCAATCGGTAGAGCGGAAATGATATCCCGCCGATGACGGCACTTGAATTAAACGGCCAGGGGGACTCGAAAATAAAGTTGTCGCCGCCCCAGGTGTAGAGAGAGCCGTCCTGAAGGATGAAGGCAAACCCGATGGTGACGAGCACCTGGGCGAGGGTGTCTTGCCCGAAGCGGCGTAAGAAGAAGCGCTCGATGAACATGCCGCCGAGCGCGACCATGACAACCGAGACGGCGATGGCGGCAGAGAGCGCGAGAAAACTCACCTTGTCTATTTTCTGCACCTTAATCACAGGAAAGAAAAGCTCGTAGAAATTAAAGCCCC belongs to Nitrospinaceae bacterium and includes:
- a CDS encoding xanthine dehydrogenase family protein molybdopterin-binding subunit, whose amino-acid sequence is MAEAKDMGGVVVGENMTFMDASEKASGEPLYLDDMQLPGMLVGHALRSEHVHAEILSVDIRAALKVPGVEAILTGKDFPDEPRQVPHKRGTPLIARDRVLYMGDVVALIAAETHAAAYEAKRLIKVKYRPLPTIDDPEKALAEDAPRLWPEGNILNHGKIRRGDVEAGFKAADIIIENEYRTPPVDHLYMEVEAGCAAPLPDGGYQVWCSTQQPFLMRSSVARVLGLRGERDVRFVQTLPGGGFGGKNEASLDVTLRSVLLAQATGRPVKLVYTREESLIASAKRHSSIIRSRTGVMKDGRIIASQVEVYLDKGAYAASGGDNPPAFKRAIYHACGPYDVPNAKVDVYCVHTNNPYGGQMRGPGCPQVHFAGEQQMDQLAKALDMDPIEIRRVNGLKVGSRTAWNQRLTESVGLLETLEKAESASGWKNRASAQRRTPDGRLRGFGVASCLYGTGNAYSGAEAYMFLTAEGKIRIAAGVVDFGQGSKTVLSQIAAETLDIPYSEFVMGAVDTAIDPFGGTSSSSRVTMQGGKAVLNASHKAKDELLRLAGRLLEVDPSDLEVVGGEIRSKGHPDSKVTLSDLADAFVTDDLKQIAAADHLPPPAVTDKETGIGQPYEVYGFGTQIAEVLVDTDTGEIEVAGVWAAHDVGKAISPMGVAQQIEGGVYMGLGFSLMEEIVQKDGKMFNPDMHGYLVPTAEDIPDTFEAIIVEEPFSNGPFGAKGVGEQVTVPTAAAVANAVYDAVGVRFSNLPMSPDKVALAIAREKNGKA
- a CDS encoding ABC transporter ATP-binding protein, with amino-acid sequence MTALLSVEDIHTYYGESYVLQGLSLEVEKGEALGILGRNGMGKTTLINSIMGFVPPRRGKILFRGEDITNKTSYEISLMGIGLCPQGRRVFPTLTVRENLLVAEHTKTSDRWNTEKVYELFHRLGERADQRAGSLSGGEQQMLAVGRALMTNPDFLILDEPSEGLAPLIIQDIGDAVRTLKDEGLSIILVEQNSPFAIKTVDRVSIITKGQVVYDSSPQELWSNEEIKQTHLGIG
- a CDS encoding branched-chain amino acid ABC transporter permease; amino-acid sequence: MGSPQERKRIYIVLGVFGTLALITPFLDLFLQSLVTEILIFGLLAMSLDILLGFTGLASLGHAAYFGVASYASAIVMTKKSWVITYAMYTGASEAGLGLLFLFFVGILVAFIFAAFFGFLAIRAKDVYFLMITLSLAMVVWGLAYRWSAVTEGDNGIIINERPTLLGMSIAEGLPFFYFTLVVFLLCLGALYVIVQSPFGRTLVGIREREERMEMLGYNIWLHKYLAFIIAGTFSGVAGVMWTLYNLFVSPPDVELITSAEALFMVALGGPATLVGPVIGAAIIRSLQQFVSIYVERWPLILGSIYIITIMVSRLYGVDGLLGFAKKFRSSSAASEKSES
- a CDS encoding ABC transporter substrate-binding protein, which encodes MKRILAFIAATGMALALTASSAQAAKEIRIGFIAPMTGIFAQIGKDMSNGFKMYLDENKGMMGPVKVKFILEDSTGKPSVNRQKAIKLIRRDKVHMFVGGLLASTGYALGAVADRFKTLYISPVPAGDDMTQRKPPKYFLRSGFASSQNSHPLADWAYDKGYRRIAMIGADYAFGYETLGGFQRQFEARGGKIIKKIWAKLGTKDFGPYLPQIPKDVDAVMTLMVGPMSLAFPKQFRAAGFKNPMLGGVTSADEFTLPAMGDEAIGYVTGAQYSAALTTDKNKKFVKEFNKRYGKMPSYYSETTYTTGQWIRDTLEKVKWNPDNTAGFISEFKKIRINAVRGPLYIDGHGNVVQNSYIRKVQRVPGDRLGLGVKPNSLWNIVIKTYPAVSQFYKWTPEEFLKQPVYNKSFPGCKHCE
- a CDS encoding branched-chain amino acid ABC transporter permease translates to MRRNKGAQFEAGIRMISLSFANVIELSFNSLSYAALLFLLASGLSLIFGVMRIVNLAHAAIFLFAGYISLEFYNIIYGDASILPRIIQALAWAALYFAWHSLSKVSGEGRATLGILGAYIVIEIITSTIWGFNFYELFFPVIKVQKIDKVSFLALSAAIAVSVVMVALGGMFIERFFLRRFGQDTLAQVLVTIGFAFILQDGSLYTWGGDNFIFESPWPFNSSAVIGGISFPLYRLLMIIIAVLVGISLFFGIDRTRLGAIMRATVDDPEMARGIGINTNIVSMSIFAIGALLAAIGGVVGGAFFGVYPGLDFEILPYAFAVVIIGGLGSLVGAVVGSLVVGFMENFGTALFPELSYFALFAPMAIILAIKPTGLFGKG
- a CDS encoding ABC transporter ATP-binding protein yields the protein MAESQYALELKGVTKQFGGLTAVNDVTIRLEPGERRGILGPNGAGKTTLFHLITGVLPLTSGEVRMYGEDVSEWNTHRRVALGMARTFQITSLFPKLSVQDNVVLAVLGLRKIKMVMFKPLSSYPEIFEKTEKLLTEAGFWELRDTEVGNLSHGEQRQLEIVLALASDPKVILLDEPSAGLATGESREMATFLKSLDPNIAILIIEHDLDVIFEVASHISVLHYGELLTDGPADQIRNDPQVREIYLGQG